In Oscillatoria acuminata PCC 6304, a single window of DNA contains:
- a CDS encoding Dyp-type peroxidase, with protein sequence MSVDLTQTHIDPQDPIYQPLLEDLQANILKSHDRDYSAHLFLQFKPNPDAVRQWIARFAKDRIVSAKQQLKRYNDLKTTSRSESSQLFVNFLLTYPGYQSLGFNLTAGQLREFPSPAFKVGLAHFQTILDDPPVDAWEEGFQREIHGVVMLADNNWENLQTQAQQILTELEEIAEIVNTEVGRVLRNSKGDAIEHFGFRDGVSQPLFFQPDLDDVAKQQGIDKWDPSAPLELVLVKDPLGEGDYSFGSYCVYRKLEQEVSNFKAAEKALAKALKLSKEEEERAGALVVGRFRDGTPLSLANAAQNADPVPNNFNYDDDLRGVKCPFHAHIRKANPRGDKNDLHQTLEEQRQHRIVRRAISYGELPIARDKSLSVRSRFEGQLAHLKDMTRHPIADEKVGLLFLCFQGDIFNQFMFMQKNWSNNQHFVSYTTGFDALVGQGNPKNLQQKWPQSWGKEGAIDFDFYHFVKMKGGQYFFAPSISFLKTIDSQK encoded by the coding sequence ATGTCAGTAGATTTAACCCAAACCCATATCGATCCGCAGGATCCGATCTATCAACCGTTACTAGAGGATTTACAGGCGAATATCCTCAAAAGTCACGATCGCGACTACTCGGCTCATCTTTTTCTGCAATTCAAACCGAACCCAGATGCAGTGCGACAGTGGATCGCCCGGTTTGCCAAAGACCGGATCGTTTCAGCCAAACAACAATTAAAACGATACAACGATCTAAAGACAACATCCCGTTCTGAATCCTCACAACTTTTTGTTAACTTTTTGTTAACCTACCCAGGATATCAATCTTTGGGATTTAACTTGACAGCAGGCCAACTTCGAGAATTTCCCAGTCCAGCTTTTAAAGTGGGGTTGGCTCATTTTCAGACCATTTTGGACGATCCCCCAGTGGACGCATGGGAAGAAGGATTCCAACGGGAAATTCATGGGGTGGTGATGCTGGCAGACAATAATTGGGAAAACCTGCAAACCCAAGCGCAACAAATTCTGACAGAACTAGAAGAAATTGCCGAAATTGTCAATACCGAAGTGGGTCGGGTTTTGAGAAATAGTAAAGGAGATGCGATCGAACATTTTGGCTTTCGCGATGGCGTCAGTCAACCGTTATTTTTCCAACCCGATTTAGATGATGTTGCAAAACAACAAGGCATCGATAAATGGGATCCGAGCGCACCGTTAGAATTAGTATTAGTCAAAGACCCGTTAGGTGAAGGTGACTATAGCTTTGGCAGCTATTGCGTTTACCGAAAGCTGGAACAAGAGGTCAGCAATTTTAAAGCAGCAGAAAAAGCCTTAGCCAAAGCGTTGAAACTTTCAAAAGAAGAGGAAGAAAGAGCGGGAGCATTGGTGGTAGGACGGTTTAGAGATGGCACGCCCCTGTCCCTAGCAAACGCCGCACAAAATGCCGATCCAGTGCCGAATAATTTTAACTACGATGACGATTTGCGCGGGGTGAAATGTCCGTTTCACGCACACATTCGCAAAGCGAATCCCAGGGGGGATAAAAACGATCTCCATCAAACCTTAGAGGAACAACGCCAACATCGTATCGTGCGTCGGGCGATCAGTTACGGGGAATTGCCGATCGCCCGAGATAAATCCCTATCGGTGCGATCGCGATTCGAGGGTCAACTCGCTCATTTAAAAGACATGACTCGACATCCGATCGCTGATGAAAAAGTCGGATTGCTGTTTTTATGCTTTCAAGGTGATATTTTCAACCAATTTATGTTCATGCAAAAAAACTGGTCAAACAATCAGCACTTTGTGAGCTATACCACTGGATTCGATGCACTCGTCGGACAGGGAAATCCCAAAAATTTACAGCAAAAGTGGCCTCAATCCTGGGGAAAAGAGGGTGCGATCGACTTTGATTTTTATCACTTTGTGAAGATGAAGGGAGGACAATACTTTTTTGCCCCCAGCATTAGTTTTTTAAAAACCATTGATTCGCAAAAGTGA
- a CDS encoding SpoIIE family protein phosphatase → MNLLTTECWKSQYELTLALYQEATEAAYLSDDFQRMEEFANQVKIHAQSVIDKVQVYRALVLGYANQQLLPEAIRNGLEILQDLEIVLPEQPTPADIGQELGVTQTAWEGQEIEALIDRPEMTDPSKQAAMDLLFDVIHPAYDSNPALFTLCALKMVQLSLQYGNTPLSAQGYASYGIVLCGVVFDIDSGYQFAKLALKLLDRFQVKKIKSAVFFLVFYFSIHWKEHLKETLPPFLEGYQAGLENGDLLFAAFNAYGYSSYYYWIGKELPFVEREMAKYSEAIARINQNLILSYQNRYWQVILNWMGQSENPCLLVGEAYNETALLPMMIETSDRYGIGDLHLHKFILSYSFGEYGQALENAAIAEQYLDAMIATPAVAEFYFYQSLTHLALYPDSPESEQQHILEKVAANQEKMHLWAKQAPMNYQHKYELVEAERARISHQLSDARNAYDRAITLAKEQEYLNEEALAYELAARFYLSTDNTHLARYYLQDAHYAYQRWGAIAKVQHLETRYPQLLNLQTPKTPGSTITQGTFSSTSTTGSSSGDSLDLTTVLKASQAISSEIKLDQLLAQLLNLAIENAGAQKGILILSDNNQLKIVAAKLPDTEVQILESLPLTTGNLVPPSIINYVTRTQENVILADATGEGIFTREPYILQQQPQSVLCAPIINQGKLIGILYLENNLATGAFTPERIELLQIISAQAAISLENAQLYRTLEDKVIERTAQLAAANNEISALNEMLKSDNLRMSAELDITRKLQQKMLPRPQELQQIPTLEIAGFMEPADEVGGDYYDVLNYDGRVKIGIGDVTGHGLESGMIMVMVQTAVRTLLANNETDVVKFLSTINRTIYDNVERMQSDKNLTLALLDYTDGILRISGQHEEILIVRANGDIERVDTVDLGFPIGLVMEVNDFITQTQVQLNPGDGAVLYTDGITESVNVANEQYGLERLCEVVSQNWHRSAKEIQQVTIHNVREFIGQQKVFDDITIVVLKQR, encoded by the coding sequence TTGAATTTGTTAACCACAGAGTGTTGGAAATCTCAATATGAATTAACCTTAGCCCTCTATCAAGAAGCCACAGAAGCCGCTTATCTCAGCGACGATTTTCAGCGGATGGAGGAATTCGCAAATCAGGTAAAAATTCATGCTCAAAGCGTCATTGATAAAGTCCAAGTTTATCGAGCATTAGTTCTCGGCTATGCTAACCAGCAACTCCTCCCCGAAGCGATCAGAAATGGGTTAGAAATTTTACAAGACTTAGAAATTGTCCTGCCGGAACAGCCCACTCCAGCAGATATCGGCCAAGAGTTAGGAGTAACCCAAACCGCCTGGGAAGGACAGGAAATTGAGGCGTTAATCGACAGACCGGAGATGACAGACCCCTCCAAGCAAGCTGCAATGGATTTGCTATTTGATGTCATTCATCCCGCTTATGATAGCAACCCTGCCTTGTTCACCCTTTGTGCCTTAAAAATGGTGCAACTTTCTCTCCAATATGGGAATACACCTCTCTCAGCCCAGGGATATGCTTCTTACGGAATCGTGTTGTGCGGGGTCGTTTTCGATATTGATTCTGGGTATCAATTTGCTAAACTTGCCTTAAAACTGCTCGATCGCTTTCAGGTCAAGAAAATCAAATCGGCAGTGTTCTTTTTGGTTTTTTATTTTTCCATCCATTGGAAAGAACATCTCAAAGAAACATTACCTCCTTTTTTGGAAGGCTATCAAGCTGGACTGGAAAACGGAGATTTGCTATTTGCGGCTTTTAACGCTTACGGCTATTCTTCCTATTACTACTGGATCGGAAAAGAACTGCCCTTCGTCGAACGGGAGATGGCGAAATATAGCGAAGCGATCGCCCGCATCAATCAGAACCTCATTCTCAGCTATCAAAACCGCTATTGGCAAGTCATATTAAACTGGATGGGTCAGTCTGAAAATCCCTGTCTGTTAGTCGGGGAAGCCTATAACGAAACGGCCTTATTACCCATGATGATAGAAACGTCAGACCGATACGGAATCGGTGACTTACATCTGCATAAATTCATCCTTTCTTATTCCTTTGGCGAGTATGGTCAAGCCCTAGAAAATGCGGCGATCGCCGAACAATATTTAGACGCCATGATTGCCACCCCCGCTGTGGCAGAGTTTTATTTCTACCAGTCCCTCACTCACCTAGCCCTCTATCCTGACTCCCCTGAATCGGAACAACAGCATATCCTAGAAAAAGTCGCTGCCAACCAGGAAAAAATGCACCTTTGGGCAAAGCAAGCCCCCATGAACTACCAGCACAAATACGAACTCGTCGAAGCCGAACGTGCCCGGATCTCACACCAGCTTTCCGATGCCCGAAATGCCTACGATCGCGCCATTACCCTAGCCAAAGAACAAGAATACCTCAATGAAGAAGCCCTCGCTTACGAACTTGCTGCCCGATTTTATCTCTCAACCGATAACACCCACCTCGCCCGTTACTACCTCCAAGATGCTCACTACGCCTATCAACGCTGGGGTGCCATCGCCAAAGTCCAACACCTGGAAACCCGCTATCCCCAACTCCTGAACCTCCAAACCCCCAAAACCCCAGGCAGTACGATAACTCAGGGGACATTCTCCTCTACCTCCACCACAGGCAGCAGTTCCGGCGACAGCCTGGACCTCACTACGGTACTCAAAGCCTCCCAAGCGATTTCCAGCGAAATCAAACTCGATCAACTGCTGGCGCAACTCCTCAATCTCGCCATTGAAAATGCCGGGGCTCAAAAAGGCATCCTGATTTTATCCGACAATAACCAACTCAAAATCGTAGCCGCAAAACTCCCCGATACCGAAGTTCAAATCCTAGAATCCCTCCCCTTAACCACCGGCAATTTAGTTCCCCCCAGTATCATCAACTACGTCACCCGAACCCAAGAAAACGTCATCCTCGCCGACGCCACCGGAGAAGGAATCTTCACCCGTGAACCTTACATTCTCCAACAGCAACCCCAGTCAGTTCTTTGTGCGCCCATCATCAACCAAGGCAAACTAATTGGCATTCTCTACCTAGAAAACAACCTCGCCACTGGCGCATTTACCCCAGAACGAATCGAACTGTTACAAATTATTTCCGCTCAAGCCGCTATCTCCCTAGAAAATGCTCAACTTTATCGCACCTTAGAAGATAAAGTCATCGAACGCACGGCCCAACTTGCAGCAGCAAACAATGAAATCAGCGCCTTAAATGAAATGCTGAAGTCGGACAACCTCCGCATGAGTGCCGAACTCGATATCACCCGCAAACTACAACAAAAAATGCTACCTCGACCTCAAGAGTTGCAGCAGATTCCCACATTAGAAATCGCAGGATTTATGGAACCGGCAGATGAAGTGGGGGGAGATTACTACGATGTCCTCAACTATGATGGACGGGTAAAAATTGGCATCGGCGATGTCACCGGACATGGCCTAGAATCGGGGATGATTATGGTTATGGTCCAAACCGCAGTCCGAACTTTACTCGCCAATAATGAAACGGATGTTGTTAAATTTTTAAGTACCATCAACCGCACTATTTACGATAATGTCGAGCGAATGCAGTCGGATAAAAATCTGACCTTAGCCTTGCTGGATTATACCGATGGCATTCTGCGAATTAGTGGACAACATGAAGAGATTCTGATTGTTCGGGCTAATGGAGACATTGAACGAGTTGACACGGTTGATTTAGGATTTCCCATTGGATTAGTGATGGAAGTTAACGATTTTATTACCCAAACTCAAGTGCAGTTAAATCCAGGAGATGGGGCGGTTCTGTACACCGATGGAATTACGGAATCGGTCAATGTAGCGAATGAGCAATATGGATTAGAAAGACTCTGTGAGGTGGTCTCACAAAATTGGCATCGCTCTGCAAAAGAGATTCAGCAGGTGACCATTCATAACGTCCGGGAGTTTATTGGTCAGCAAAAGGTGTTTGATGATATTACGATTGTGGTCTTGAAGCAACGGTAA
- a CDS encoding IS630 family transposase: protein MGARLRVFLTPEEDRTLFELRMATTLPQRVKDRASIVRLNAHGWYVEKIASHFNWSVSRVRDTLHRWEKKGLGGLWDKAGRGSKAKWQDADIAYVEECLRQEPRTYNSKQLAKKLAAERQVYLSPDRLRRVLKKKGIIWKRTRISHKNKQDPEERSIKQADLDMLEFAAAAREIDLKYLDESGFCLWSSVGYTYFPKKEQKCQEQTRIRGRRLSILGIMQPKIGFTYGLAIGSFTSKSYIKMMEIEAEEASKELALTGRIRVIVQDNGPIHKSLEVQNKWPSWEEKGLYIFLLPKYCSEMNEIELEWQHLKRDELAGRMFEDELDLAYAVMAGVEARSVEGNYTAKRVKFKSGPSP, encoded by the coding sequence ATGGGCGCTCGCCTGAGAGTCTTTCTTACCCCAGAAGAAGATCGAACCTTGTTTGAACTTAGAATGGCAACCACTCTACCTCAAAGGGTAAAAGATAGAGCCTCCATTGTCCGGTTGAATGCTCATGGATGGTATGTAGAAAAGATTGCTAGTCACTTTAACTGGTCTGTTTCTAGAGTCCGGGACACACTGCATCGGTGGGAGAAGAAGGGACTAGGGGGACTGTGGGACAAAGCGGGGCGAGGAAGCAAAGCAAAATGGCAAGATGCTGATATAGCTTATGTAGAAGAATGTCTTAGGCAGGAACCCCGCACCTATAACAGTAAACAACTGGCTAAAAAACTGGCGGCAGAACGGCAAGTGTACCTAAGTCCTGATCGTCTCAGACGGGTGCTAAAAAAAAAGGGAATAATTTGGAAACGGACAAGAATTAGTCATAAAAATAAGCAAGACCCAGAAGAACGTTCGATAAAACAAGCCGATCTAGATATGTTGGAATTCGCCGCAGCAGCGAGAGAAATTGACCTAAAGTATTTAGATGAGTCGGGCTTTTGTTTATGGAGTTCAGTCGGTTATACCTATTTCCCAAAAAAGGAACAAAAATGTCAAGAACAAACGCGCATACGGGGGAGAAGACTGAGCATTTTAGGAATAATGCAACCCAAGATTGGCTTCACCTATGGCCTTGCCATTGGAAGTTTCACCAGTAAATCTTATATTAAAATGATGGAAATAGAAGCGGAGGAAGCCTCAAAGGAGTTGGCCCTAACAGGACGAATTCGGGTAATAGTGCAAGACAATGGGCCGATTCATAAAAGTTTAGAGGTTCAAAACAAATGGCCTTCATGGGAAGAGAAAGGATTGTACATCTTTTTACTCCCTAAATACTGCTCAGAAATGAATGAAATTGAATTAGAATGGCAGCATTTGAAACGTGATGAATTAGCCGGACGTATGTTTGAAGATGAACTAGACCTAGCTTATGCGGTTATGGCAGGTGTAGAGGCCCGAAGTGTAGAGGGAAACTATACAGCCAAACGGGTTAAGTTTAAGTCTGGCCCCTCTCCTTAA
- a CDS encoding TOMM precursor leader peptide-binding protein, producing the protein MLKKPMFKPQFRCETMPLEGVFLLSETDRFLLRGTPYTLLAPLLNGNYTVTEIVDRLQDRLSVFEIYTLLDRLKELGYIIESTDSIPEDRAAFYQIQGIEPAIATHRLQEIALSILSYGNIDPHPFATQLDSLGINCSDEGTFAVALTDDYLQTGLDACNRDAIQRDRPWMLVKPVGVELWIGPIFIPGKTGCWHCLAHYLRGHRPLERYLQEHHQTENCLPTAVAAIPATVQTALSIAATEIAKWAIASQHSRLEGQILTLNTLTWEQRYHKLWQRPQCPCCGNPESLTIAHFAPIVLQSRPKSFTRDGGHRSHSPDYTYNTLADRISPICGAIATLQRISTWETPDGLTHSYRAQYPTVGTFPDLHHLQEGLRTEAYGKGRQDIQAKVSALCEAIERYAGTFQGDEPRICSTLSNLDNGIHPNACMQFSARQFQNRTQLNGDRITFDWIPEPLDENAEIEWTPAWSLTHNQLRYLPTAYCYSGYSQQHQAYFTRADSNGCAAGNNLEEAILQGFLELVERDSIALWWYNRLRKPAVELSSFDEPYFDRLQEYYRTLNRDLWVLDLTADLQIPTFAAISPRRDRHPENILLGFGAHFDPRLALLRALTELNQSLPAAFYGILDATTAYRDRDREGIDWWETATLANHPYLLPDSNQAPKTRPDYPHCWSDDLHTDILACVERVRAKGMETLVVNQTRPDLSLSVVKVVVPGLRHFWPRFASGRLYDVPDQMGWVSEPLTEAQLNPLPAFF; encoded by the coding sequence ATGCTGAAAAAACCGATGTTTAAGCCGCAGTTTCGGTGTGAAACGATGCCTTTAGAAGGGGTATTTTTATTGTCGGAAACCGATCGTTTCTTATTGCGAGGCACCCCCTACACGCTACTCGCTCCCCTCCTCAATGGCAACTATACCGTCACAGAAATCGTCGATCGCCTCCAGGATCGACTCTCGGTGTTTGAAATCTACACTTTGCTCGATCGCTTGAAAGAATTGGGGTACATTATCGAATCAACCGACTCGATTCCCGAGGATCGCGCCGCTTTTTACCAAATCCAGGGCATCGAACCGGCGATCGCCACCCACCGCCTCCAGGAAATCGCCCTCTCCATCCTCAGCTATGGCAACATCGACCCCCATCCCTTTGCCACCCAACTCGATTCCTTGGGGATAAACTGCAGTGACGAAGGAACCTTTGCCGTCGCTCTCACCGACGACTACCTGCAAACCGGTCTTGATGCCTGCAATCGCGATGCCATCCAGCGCGATCGCCCTTGGATGTTAGTCAAACCCGTAGGCGTCGAACTGTGGATCGGCCCGATTTTTATCCCCGGCAAAACCGGATGCTGGCACTGTCTCGCCCATTACCTGCGCGGACATCGACCCCTCGAACGCTATCTCCAAGAACACCACCAGACCGAAAATTGCCTCCCCACCGCCGTTGCTGCAATTCCCGCCACGGTGCAAACCGCTCTCAGCATCGCCGCCACCGAAATCGCAAAATGGGCGATCGCCTCACAACACTCCCGCCTCGAAGGTCAAATCCTCACCCTCAACACCCTCACCTGGGAACAGCGCTATCACAAACTCTGGCAACGTCCCCAATGTCCCTGCTGTGGCAACCCCGAATCCTTGACGATCGCTCACTTCGCCCCGATCGTCCTGCAATCGCGCCCCAAATCCTTTACCCGCGATGGCGGACATCGCAGCCATTCCCCAGACTATACCTACAATACCTTAGCCGATCGCATCAGTCCCATCTGCGGCGCGATCGCCACCCTACAGCGCATCTCCACCTGGGAAACTCCTGACGGATTGACCCATTCCTATCGCGCTCAGTATCCCACAGTGGGAACATTCCCAGACTTGCACCACCTCCAGGAAGGATTGCGAACCGAAGCGTATGGCAAAGGCAGACAAGACATTCAGGCCAAAGTCAGCGCCTTGTGTGAAGCGATCGAACGCTATGCCGGAACCTTTCAAGGGGATGAACCGCGCATCTGTAGCACATTGAGTAACTTAGACAATGGCATTCACCCCAACGCCTGTATGCAATTTAGCGCTCGGCAATTCCAGAACCGCACCCAACTCAATGGCGATCGCATCACCTTTGACTGGATTCCCGAACCCTTGGACGAAAATGCCGAAATCGAATGGACTCCTGCATGGTCATTAACCCACAACCAACTTCGCTATCTCCCCACTGCCTATTGCTACTCCGGTTATTCCCAACAGCATCAAGCATACTTCACCCGCGCCGATAGCAATGGATGCGCTGCCGGAAACAACCTCGAAGAAGCTATCCTCCAAGGATTTTTAGAGCTAGTCGAACGAGATAGCATCGCCCTGTGGTGGTACAATCGCTTACGCAAACCAGCAGTAGAACTGTCAAGTTTTGACGAACCCTACTTCGATCGCCTGCAAGAGTATTACCGCACTCTCAATCGCGATCTGTGGGTACTGGATCTGACTGCTGACTTGCAGATTCCCACCTTCGCCGCCATCTCCCCACGCCGCGATCGCCACCCGGAAAACATCCTCTTGGGATTCGGCGCTCACTTCGACCCCCGCCTCGCTCTGCTTCGCGCCTTAACCGAACTCAACCAGTCCTTACCTGCCGCCTTTTATGGCATTCTCGATGCCACCACTGCCTACCGCGATCGCGATCGCGAAGGCATTGACTGGTGGGAAACCGCCACCCTCGCCAACCACCCCTATCTGCTTCCCGACTCCAACCAAGCCCCAAAAACTCGCCCCGACTATCCCCACTGCTGGAGTGACGATCTGCATACCGATATTCTCGCCTGCGTCGAACGAGTTCGCGCCAAAGGCATGGAAACCCTCGTCGTCAACCAAACCCGACCCGACCTCAGTTTATCGGTGGTCAAAGTTGTCGTCCCCGGATTGCGGCACTTTTGGCCGAGATTTGCCTCGGGTCGGCTGTATGACGTGCCCGATCAAATGGGATGGGTGAGCGAACCCCTCACCGAAGCGCAATTAAATCCGTTGCCCGCATTTTTCTAA
- a CDS encoding ISAs1 family transposase gives MSQIAIVQAFADLEDCRRQAGTRHKQSLCLALFTLGVAAGNRGFIAIGDWLKAYHDELLELFKPEKNRLPSYSTIRRTLLRIEQQRYSACLSRFFGIDPIESETIAVDGKVLLWYYEAINDEANVDSHPAIMLGSPKK, from the coding sequence ATGTCTCAGATAGCCATTGTTCAAGCATTTGCCGATCTAGAGGATTGCCGACGTCAAGCAGGCACGCGGCATAAACAAAGCCTCTGTCTAGCCTTATTTACCCTCGGTGTTGCTGCTGGAAATCGAGGGTTTATAGCGATTGGAGATTGGTTAAAAGCCTACCATGATGAACTGTTGGAATTGTTTAAACCTGAAAAAAACCGCTTACCCTCTTACAGTACGATTCGACGAACGTTATTACGAATTGAGCAGCAACGCTACTCAGCCTGTTTATCTCGTTTTTTTGGGATTGACCCAATAGAGAGCGAAACTATTGCAGTGGACGGTAAAGTTTTACTATGGTATTATGAAGCCATTAATGACGAGGCTAATGTAGATTCTCATCCGGCCATTATGTTAGGGAGTCCCAAAAAATAA
- a CDS encoding PP2C family protein-serine/threonine phosphatase, translating to MTILFFGNPLMVNEETDYVKFLTTVNRTIFDNVVRMRSEKNLTLALLDYSDRTLTISGQHEEVLVVRTGGTVEQIDTMDLGFLIGLDTEIADFISQIQIELNPGDAVVLYTDGITEAENLDGEQYGLERLCQIIGENWQLSPEEMRAAAIADLRRHIGEQKVFDDKLSYI from the coding sequence ATGACGATTTTATTTTTTGGAAATCCCTTAATGGTGAATGAAGAGACGGATTATGTCAAGTTTTTAACCACCGTGAATCGCACGATTTTCGATAACGTGGTGCGGATGCGAAGCGAGAAAAATTTGACGTTGGCCTTGTTGGATTATAGCGATCGCACCCTGACCATTAGCGGTCAACATGAAGAAGTGCTAGTGGTCCGAACCGGCGGCACTGTAGAGCAAATCGATACGATGGATTTAGGATTTCTCATTGGATTGGATACGGAAATTGCCGATTTTATCAGTCAAATTCAGATAGAACTAAATCCGGGGGATGCCGTCGTCCTCTATACCGACGGAATTACCGAAGCAGAAAATCTCGATGGGGAACAATACGGCTTAGAACGCCTCTGCCAAATTATCGGAGAAAACTGGCAACTTTCCCCTGAGGAAATGCGCGCCGCTGCGATCGCTGACCTGCGTCGGCATATTGGCGAACAAAAAGTATTTGATGATAAGCTGTCGTACATTTAG
- a CDS encoding amidohydrolase family protein has product MFDRYQIIDADCHVLEPIEMWQEYLEPAFKHRAPSPKMEIDGEKIYFKISEELQQAGLSAILRDLHSYGISRYDSASQVQAVKAMGVEFCFLYPTMGLWLFAVDTMAPQLAGAFTRAYNNWLRDFCSYDPHILRGVGAISLHDPEEMVSEVQRIAEFGWKAVFLRPNPVKGRLLSDPAYEPFWAACEQLGIAVGIHEGTHSRLPATGADRFNTRFALHACSHPMEQMMAMLALIEGGVLERHPGLRVAFLESGCGWLPYWLWRLDEEYELFGWEVKENVKMKPSEYFRRQCFISVEPSEPYLEQAIDCIGADNLLFSSDFPHMDHRPEAIADLIAQSDRLGDGTLQKIFWDNPSRFYGLNISSPVAV; this is encoded by the coding sequence ATGTTTGACCGCTATCAGATTATCGATGCCGATTGTCACGTATTGGAACCGATCGAAATGTGGCAAGAGTATCTCGAACCCGCCTTTAAACACCGTGCCCCCTCTCCTAAAATGGAAATCGACGGGGAGAAAATCTATTTCAAAATCTCGGAAGAACTGCAGCAAGCTGGACTGAGTGCCATCCTGCGCGATCTCCACAGCTATGGCATCTCTCGCTACGACAGCGCCTCTCAAGTTCAGGCGGTGAAAGCGATGGGGGTAGAGTTTTGTTTTCTGTATCCGACGATGGGACTGTGGCTGTTTGCAGTGGATACAATGGCTCCGCAACTTGCCGGTGCCTTCACCCGCGCTTATAACAATTGGTTGCGAGACTTTTGCAGCTACGACCCTCACATCCTGCGCGGAGTGGGGGCGATAAGTCTGCACGACCCGGAGGAGATGGTCTCGGAAGTGCAGCGAATCGCCGAATTTGGCTGGAAAGCGGTCTTTTTGCGTCCCAATCCGGTCAAGGGACGACTGCTCTCAGATCCGGCCTACGAACCCTTTTGGGCAGCTTGCGAACAGTTAGGAATTGCAGTGGGAATCCATGAGGGCACCCATTCCCGCTTGCCTGCAACCGGTGCGGATCGGTTTAACACCCGCTTCGCTCTCCACGCCTGTTCTCATCCGATGGAACAGATGATGGCGATGTTGGCGCTGATTGAAGGCGGCGTGTTGGAACGACATCCGGGACTGCGAGTGGCATTTTTGGAATCCGGTTGCGGTTGGTTGCCCTATTGGTTGTGGCGACTGGATGAAGAATACGAACTGTTTGGCTGGGAGGTGAAAGAGAATGTGAAAATGAAGCCATCAGAGTATTTTCGCCGTCAGTGCTTTATTTCGGTGGAACCGAGCGAGCCGTATTTGGAGCAGGCGATCGACTGTATCGGTGCGGACAATTTGCTATTTAGTTCTGATTTTCCCCACATGGATCATCGACCCGAGGCGATCGCAGACTTGATTGCTCAAAGCGATCGCTTGGGCGATGGAACCTTGCAAAAAATCTTTTGGGATAACCCCAGTCGGTTTTACGGACTCAACATTTCCAGTCCGGTAGCGGTTTAA
- a CDS encoding IS630 family transposase: MPAPNHLSESQQEILLNELRENDSPLIRDRILILLLINDGKTYEQVAKFLQISYPTVAYWVKHGDPDKLESFKDGRAEGNHKKATKEYIDMLLDIIDKEPSKFGYEFGRWTSARLAKHLEKETGIHLSESQVRRILKSKKYVFLWAKYSLEDRQNPLKRKAFKNRLKEYLKIAKRYPKRLQVWFWDETGFSLRIVRRKQWTKRGKRKTVRGDRRKGRINVMGCLRATDKKRINFFVETGCGESFYESLKSFYALVIQEWVEQGNSEEDFLEKGPKIVIILDNASFHKRKDIAKLATEEMPKIFLEYLPEYSPDYNLIELVWHSAKEYIANKLFESISELESILHRLLNEGELIINWGRKIKNKGNQVY, translated from the coding sequence ATGCCAGCACCTAATCATCTTAGTGAAAGCCAACAAGAGATACTTTTGAACGAATTACGTGAAAATGATAGCCCCCTTATTCGCGATAGAATCTTAATACTACTCCTAATAAATGATGGTAAAACCTATGAACAAGTGGCGAAATTTTTGCAAATCTCTTATCCAACTGTAGCATATTGGGTTAAACATGGCGATCCAGATAAATTAGAGAGTTTTAAAGATGGACGAGCCGAAGGAAACCACAAAAAAGCTACAAAAGAATATATAGATATGCTCTTGGATATTATTGATAAGGAACCCTCGAAATTCGGTTATGAATTTGGGAGGTGGACATCAGCAAGATTGGCAAAGCATTTAGAAAAAGAGACGGGAATTCACCTGAGTGAATCGCAAGTGCGGAGAATATTAAAGTCAAAAAAGTATGTATTCCTTTGGGCAAAATATAGTCTTGAAGACCGACAAAATCCGCTTAAACGAAAAGCGTTTAAAAACAGATTAAAAGAATACTTAAAAATTGCTAAAAGATACCCAAAGCGTTTACAGGTATGGTTTTGGGATGAGACAGGATTCAGTTTACGGATCGTAAGAAGAAAACAATGGACTAAAAGAGGAAAACGTAAAACCGTGAGAGGAGATAGAAGGAAAGGCCGAATAAATGTAATGGGTTGTCTAAGGGCAACTGACAAAAAAAGAATTAACTTTTTTGTAGAAACAGGTTGTGGTGAATCATTTTATGAAAGTTTAAAGTCTTTCTACGCTTTGGTCATACAGGAATGGGTGGAACAAGGTAATTCCGAAGAAGATTTTTTAGAAAAGGGGCCTAAAATAGTTATTATTTTAGATAACGCAAGCTTTCACAAAAGAAAAGATATTGCCAAGCTTGCCACAGAAGAAATGCCTAAGATATTTTTAGAATATTTACCCGAATATAGTCCGGATTATAATTTAATTGAGTTGGTTTGGCATTCGGCAAAAGAATATATAGCCAACAAGCTATTTGAGTCAATTTCAGAACTAGAATCTATTTTGCATAGATTGTTAAATGAAGGAGAACTCATTATTAACTGGGGGCGTAAAATCAAAAATAAAGGCAATCAGGTTTATTAA